In Salmonella enterica subsp. enterica serovar Typhimurium str. LT2, a single window of DNA contains:
- the mgtB gene encoding Mg2+ transport protein (Pathogenicity island encoded protein: SPI3; Mg(2+) transport ATPase, P-type 2. (SW:ATMB_SALTY)) yields the protein MTDMNIENRKLNRPASENDKQHKKVFPIEAEAFHSPEETLARLNSHRQGLTIEEASERLKVYGRNEVAHEQVPPALIQLLQAFNNPFIYVLMALAGVSFITDYWLPLRRGEETDLTGVLIILTMVSLSGLLRFWQEFRTNRAAQALKKMVRTTATVLRRGPGNIGAVQEEIPIEELVPGDVVFLAAGDLVPADVRLLASRDLFISQSILSGESLPVEKYDVMADVAGKDSEQLPDKDKSLLDLGNICLMGTNVTSGRAQAVVVATGSRTWFGSLAKSIVGTRTQTAFDRGVNSVSWLLIRFMLIMVPVVLLINGFSKGDWVEASLFALAVAVGLTPEMLPMIVSSNLAKGAIAMSRRKVIVKRLNAIQNFGAMDVLCTDKTGTLTQDNIFLEHHLDVSGVKSSRVLMLAWLNSSSQSGARNVMDRAILRFGEGRIAPSTKARFIKRDELPFDFVRRRVSVLVEDAQHGDRCLICKGAVEEMMMVATHLREGDRVVALTETRRELLLAKTEDYNAQGFRVLLIATRKLDGSGNNPTLSVEDETELTIEGMLTFLDPPKESAGKAIAALRDNGVAVKVLTGDNPVVTARICLEVGIDTHDILTGTQVEAMSDAELASEVEKRAVFARLTPLQKTRILQALQKNGHTVGFLGDGINDAPALRDADVGISVDSAADIAKESSDIILLEKDLMVLEEGVIKGRETFGNIIKYLNMTASSNFGNVFSVLVASAFIPFLPMLAIHLLIQNLMYDISQLSLPWDKMDKEFLRKPRKWDAKNIGRFMLWIGPTSSIFDITTFALMWYVFAANNVEAQALFQSGWFIEGLLSQTLVVHMLRTQKIPFIQSRATLPVLLTTGLIMAIGIYIPFSPLGAMVGLEPLPLSYFPWLVATLLSYCLVAQGMKRFYIKRFGQWF from the coding sequence ATGACTGACATGAACATTGAAAACCGGAAACTCAATCGCCCGGCGTCAGAAAATGATAAGCAGCATAAAAAAGTATTTCCGATCGAAGCGGAAGCTTTTCATAGCCCGGAGGAGACACTGGCGCGGCTGAACAGCCATCGTCAGGGCCTCACGATAGAAGAGGCCAGCGAACGGTTGAAAGTGTATGGGCGCAATGAAGTGGCGCATGAGCAAGTTCCTCCGGCGCTGATTCAGCTTCTGCAGGCATTCAATAACCCGTTTATTTACGTTCTGATGGCATTGGCAGGGGTTAGTTTCATCACGGATTACTGGCTCCCGTTACGCCGTGGCGAAGAGACCGATCTCACTGGTGTGCTGATTATTCTGACGATGGTCAGTTTGAGCGGGTTATTGCGTTTCTGGCAGGAGTTTCGCACTAACAGAGCAGCACAGGCGCTGAAAAAGATGGTTCGCACCACCGCCACGGTGTTGCGTCGTGGGCCGGGCAATATAGGCGCGGTGCAGGAAGAGATTCCCATTGAAGAACTGGTGCCGGGCGATGTGGTTTTTCTGGCCGCAGGCGATCTGGTGCCCGCCGACGTTCGACTGCTGGCGTCGCGCGATCTCTTTATCAGTCAGTCAATTCTTAGTGGTGAATCATTACCCGTAGAAAAATACGATGTTATGGCTGATGTGGCAGGTAAAGACAGCGAGCAATTGCCTGATAAAGATAAAAGCCTGCTAGATTTGGGCAATATCTGTCTGATGGGAACCAATGTAACCAGCGGCAGAGCGCAAGCGGTCGTGGTTGCGACGGGAAGCCGTACCTGGTTCGGCTCGCTGGCGAAATCCATTGTGGGTACGCGTACCCAGACGGCTTTCGATCGCGGAGTCAACAGCGTGAGCTGGCTGTTGATACGCTTTATGCTGATCATGGTGCCGGTTGTCCTGCTGATCAATGGGTTCAGTAAGGGAGACTGGGTAGAGGCTTCGCTGTTCGCGCTGGCAGTTGCGGTGGGGTTGACGCCGGAAATGTTGCCCATGATTGTCAGTTCCAACCTGGCAAAAGGCGCGATTGCGATGTCGCGGCGCAAAGTGATCGTCAAGCGCCTGAACGCTATTCAAAACTTCGGCGCGATGGATGTGCTGTGTACAGATAAAACCGGCACCTTAACCCAGGACAATATTTTTCTGGAGCATCATCTGGATGTGAGCGGTGTAAAAAGCAGCCGGGTATTGATGCTGGCCTGGCTGAATAGTAGCAGCCAGAGCGGCGCCCGGAATGTGATGGATCGCGCCATACTGCGTTTTGGCGAGGGTCGAATCGCACCATCGACAAAAGCGCGCTTCATTAAACGCGATGAACTGCCATTCGACTTTGTACGTCGCCGGGTATCGGTCCTGGTGGAGGATGCGCAGCATGGAGACAGATGCCTGATCTGCAAAGGCGCCGTTGAAGAGATGATGATGGTAGCCACCCATCTTCGCGAAGGCGATCGTGTGGTGGCGCTGACGGAAACACGCCGCGAGCTACTGCTGGCGAAAACCGAAGATTACAATGCGCAGGGATTCCGTGTATTGCTGATAGCGACACGTAAGCTGGATGGTTCCGGGAACAATCCGACATTAAGTGTGGAGGATGAGACCGAACTTACCATCGAAGGGATGCTCACTTTTCTCGATCCGCCGAAAGAAAGCGCCGGAAAAGCTATTGCCGCGTTGCGGGATAACGGCGTGGCGGTCAAAGTCCTCACCGGCGATAATCCGGTTGTGACGGCGCGTATCTGTCTGGAAGTGGGTATTGATACGCACGATATCCTGACCGGAACCCAGGTTGAGGCGATGTCAGATGCCGAACTGGCGTCTGAGGTGGAGAAACGCGCAGTATTCGCCCGGCTGACGCCGTTACAAAAAACGCGTATTTTGCAAGCGCTACAGAAAAATGGTCATACCGTTGGTTTTCTTGGGGATGGGATCAACGACGCGCCCGCGCTTCGTGATGCGGATGTGGGGATTTCCGTCGATAGCGCCGCCGATATTGCTAAAGAGTCATCAGATATTATTCTGCTGGAAAAAGATCTCATGGTGCTTGAGGAAGGCGTTATCAAAGGGCGGGAAACCTTTGGCAATATCATTAAATATCTGAATATGACCGCCAGCTCTAATTTCGGCAATGTTTTTTCGGTACTGGTAGCCAGCGCGTTTATTCCGTTTCTGCCGATGCTGGCGATTCATCTGTTGATCCAGAATTTGATGTACGACATTTCGCAGTTGTCGTTGCCGTGGGACAAAATGGATAAAGAGTTCCTGCGTAAGCCGCGGAAATGGGACGCGAAAAATATTGGTCGTTTTATGCTATGGATTGGCCCAACGTCTTCTATTTTCGATATCACAACCTTTGCGCTGATGTGGTACGTCTTTGCGGCTAATAACGTAGAGGCGCAGGCGCTCTTTCAGTCCGGCTGGTTTATTGAGGGTCTGCTCTCGCAGACACTGGTTGTGCATATGCTAAGGACGCAGAAAATACCGTTTATCCAAAGTCGGGCGACGTTGCCGGTATTATTGACGACCGGCTTGATTATGGCGATAGGCATTTATATTCCATTCTCACCTCTGGGCGCGATGGTTGGACTGGAGCCGCTGCCGCTGAGCTACTTCCCGTGGTTGGTGGCGACATTATTGAGCTACTGTCTGGTGGCGCAAGGCATGAAGCGCTTTTATATCAAACGCTTTGGCCAGTGGTTTTAA
- a CDS encoding putative cytoplasmic protein (Pathogenicity island encoded protein: SPI3), giving the protein MIFSPQYKTGDLTNKKTKRTFTPESAIMRKAVSTLTC; this is encoded by the coding sequence GTGATATTCTCACCTCAATACAAAACAGGAGACTTAACGAACAAGAAAACCAAACGTACTTTCACCCCTGAGTCTGCTATAATGAGAAAAGCGGTGTCTACGCTTACCTGTTAA
- a CDS encoding putative selenocysteine synthase (L-seryl-tRNA(Ser) selenium transferase): MTPNIYQQLGLKKVINACGKMTILGVSSVAPEVMQATARAASAFVEIDALVEKTGELVSRYTGAEDSYITSCASAGIAIAVAAAITHGDRARVALMPDSSGMANEVVMLRGHNVDYGAPVTSAIRLGGGRIVEVGSSNLATRWQLESAINEKTAALLYVKSHHCVQKGMLSIDDFVQVAQANHLPLIVDAAAEEDLRGWVASGADMVIYSGAKAFNAPTSGFITGRKTWIAACKAQHQGIARAMKIGKENMVGLVYALENYHQGQTTVTAAQLQPVAEAISAIHGLYADIEQDEAGRAIWRIRVRVNASELGLNAQDVEAQLRGGEIAIYARKYQLHQGVFSLDPRTVAEGEMALIVARLREIAEHAAD, translated from the coding sequence ATGACGCCGAATATCTATCAACAACTGGGGTTGAAAAAGGTCATTAACGCCTGCGGCAAAATGACCATTCTGGGCGTCTCAAGCGTCGCGCCGGAGGTCATGCAGGCCACCGCGCGCGCGGCTTCCGCTTTCGTCGAGATTGACGCGCTGGTGGAAAAAACCGGCGAACTGGTATCGCGCTATACGGGTGCTGAAGATAGCTATATCACCTCGTGCGCCTCGGCGGGTATTGCCATTGCCGTCGCTGCCGCTATCACCCACGGCGATCGGGCGCGCGTCGCCCTGATGCCGGACAGTAGCGGTATGGCCAATGAGGTAGTGATGCTGCGCGGGCATAATGTGGACTACGGCGCGCCAGTCACCAGCGCCATTCGTCTTGGCGGCGGGCGCATAGTGGAAGTGGGGTCGAGCAATCTGGCGACCCGCTGGCAACTGGAAAGCGCCATTAACGAAAAGACCGCCGCGCTACTGTATGTGAAATCACACCATTGCGTACAGAAAGGCATGTTGAGCATTGACGATTTTGTACAGGTGGCGCAGGCCAACCACCTGCCGTTGATTGTCGATGCCGCGGCGGAAGAGGATTTGCGCGGCTGGGTGGCGAGCGGCGCGGATATGGTTATCTATAGCGGCGCGAAAGCCTTTAATGCGCCAACCTCCGGCTTTATCACTGGTAGGAAAACGTGGATTGCCGCCTGCAAAGCGCAGCACCAGGGGATTGCCAGAGCAATGAAAATCGGCAAGGAAAACATGGTTGGGCTGGTGTATGCGCTGGAGAATTACCACCAGGGCCAGACGACCGTGACCGCAGCACAGTTACAGCCGGTCGCGGAAGCGATTTCCGCCATCCATGGACTTTATGCCGATATCGAACAGGATGAGGCCGGGCGTGCAATCTGGCGTATTCGTGTGCGGGTGAACGCATCTGAATTGGGGCTGAACGCGCAGGACGTCGAAGCGCAGCTGCGCGGCGGCGAGATAGCGATTTACGCCCGCAAATATCAGCTTCATCAGGGGGTTTTTAGCCTCGATCCACGCACGGTAGCCGAAGGGGAAATGGCATTGATTGTGGCGCGACTCAGGGAGATTGCAGAACATGCAGCAGATTAA
- the slsA gene encoding putative inner membrane protein (Pathogenicity island encoded protein: SPI3; SlsA (gi|4324613)), whose amino-acid sequence MSTPANFNGQRPAIDANDAVMLLIDHQSGLFQTVGDMPMPELRARAAALAKIATLCNMPVITTASVPQGPNGPLIPEIHANAPHAQYVARKGEINAWDNADFVQAVKATGRKTLIIAGTITSVCMAFPAISAVAEGYKVFAVIDASGTYSKMAQEITMARVVQAGVVPMDTAAVASELQRTWNREDAAEWADVYTKIFPAYQLLIESYTKAQEVVKNNELLDSQRA is encoded by the coding sequence ATGTCTACACCCGCGAATTTTAACGGTCAACGCCCTGCCATTGATGCTAACGACGCAGTAATGCTGCTGATTGATCACCAAAGTGGCCTGTTTCAGACCGTCGGCGACATGCCGATGCCGGAATTACGCGCGCGCGCCGCGGCGCTGGCTAAGATCGCCACCTTATGCAATATGCCGGTCATTACTACCGCATCCGTACCACAGGGACCGAATGGTCCGCTGATTCCGGAAATCCATGCGAATGCGCCCCACGCGCAATATGTCGCGCGTAAAGGGGAAATTAATGCCTGGGATAATGCCGATTTTGTACAAGCGGTAAAAGCGACAGGCCGTAAAACGCTGATCATCGCTGGCACTATTACCAGTGTCTGTATGGCTTTTCCAGCCATCAGCGCCGTCGCGGAAGGGTACAAGGTATTTGCGGTAATTGATGCCTCCGGTACGTACAGTAAAATGGCACAGGAAATTACGATGGCCCGCGTGGTGCAGGCGGGCGTAGTACCAATGGATACCGCGGCGGTAGCCTCTGAGCTGCAACGTACCTGGAATCGGGAAGATGCCGCAGAATGGGCGGATGTATATACCAAAATATTCCCGGCTTATCAGCTACTGATTGAAAGTTATACCAAAGCGCAGGAAGTAGTAAAAAATAATGAACTGCTGGATTCTCAACGCGCATAA
- the yicL gene encoding putative permease (integral membrane protein; hypothetical protein in selC 3'region. (SW:YICL_SALTY)) — MGSTRKGMLNVLIAAVLWGSSGVCAQYIMEQSRMSSQFLTMIRLLFAGLILVTFSFMHGDKIFSILKNRKDALSLLIFSVVGALTVQLTFLLTIEKSNAATATVLQFLSPTIIVAWFALARRTRPGILVLTAILTSLIGTFLLVTHGNPTSLSISSAALFWGIASAFAAAFYTTWPSRLIAQYGTLPVVGWSMSFGGLILLPFYAKEGTHFAVSGSLILAFFYLVVIGTSLTFSLYLKGAQLIGGPKASILSCAEPLSSALLSLLLLGISFTLPDWLGTLLILSSVILISLDSRRRARAA; from the coding sequence ATGGGTTCCACCAGAAAAGGGATGCTAAACGTCCTGATTGCCGCCGTATTGTGGGGGAGTTCAGGCGTTTGCGCGCAGTACATCATGGAGCAAAGCCGTATGTCGTCACAGTTCCTGACGATGATACGTTTGTTATTCGCCGGGCTGATACTGGTGACCTTCTCCTTTATGCACGGCGATAAGATATTTTCAATTCTTAAAAACCGCAAAGATGCCCTGAGTCTGCTGATTTTCTCCGTGGTGGGCGCGCTCACCGTTCAGCTAACCTTCCTGCTCACGATTGAAAAATCCAATGCCGCCACCGCGACAGTGCTGCAATTTTTATCGCCGACCATTATTGTAGCGTGGTTTGCATTAGCGCGAAGAACACGACCAGGCATTCTGGTCTTAACCGCCATTCTTACATCGCTTATCGGCACCTTTTTACTGGTGACTCACGGCAATCCAACATCGCTGTCGATCTCTTCAGCCGCGCTGTTCTGGGGTATCGCCTCCGCATTTGCCGCCGCCTTTTATACGACCTGGCCTTCCAGGCTAATCGCCCAATACGGCACACTGCCAGTGGTCGGCTGGAGTATGTCCTTTGGCGGCCTTATTCTGCTGCCCTTCTACGCTAAAGAAGGAACGCACTTTGCGGTGAGCGGCAGCCTGATTCTGGCCTTTTTCTACCTGGTGGTGATCGGTACATCGCTGACGTTCAGCCTGTATTTGAAAGGCGCGCAACTGATTGGTGGCCCCAAAGCCAGCATTTTAAGCTGCGCGGAACCGTTAAGCAGCGCCCTGCTGTCGCTACTGCTGTTGGGGATTAGTTTTACCTTGCCGGACTGGCTGGGCACGCTGCTCATTCTCTCGTCAGTGATTCTGATCTCCCTCGATTCCCGTCGACGCGCGCGGGCCGCTTAA
- the marT gene encoding putative transcriptional regulatory protein (Pathogenicity island encoded protein: SPI3; putative transcriptional regulator MarT (gi|4324612)), with protein MSCYAATASDYTQWCLLTLSNYVMFWHGNNAMLWIINDNIEFNPEMNRLASLSRPDLNIILTTPASRCLRLLLENAPSVVSQQTFFQKVWEEDGMVVSANTLYQNISIIRRGLRTVGENEDTLIITVPRRGFQIEPGVSLMTIRKDFAQAIEKKGETPPRMSGRWFKHYVPVLWMTGTFAVGILLGTISWQTVPDKDFYDRYTLVETTQGCHFFSRNEDIESGSRFASYKSMILKTGMDCQKYPWVYFPSSSRTPAVTALICQQPYKTRGDTGCVTLFFRGVTHG; from the coding sequence ATGTCCTGCTACGCAGCCACAGCATCAGACTATACTCAGTGGTGTCTATTAACCCTCTCCAACTACGTTATGTTTTGGCATGGTAACAATGCGATGTTATGGATAATTAACGATAATATTGAATTTAATCCAGAAATGAATCGCCTGGCTTCATTATCGAGGCCAGATCTCAACATTATTCTGACAACGCCCGCCAGCCGCTGCTTGCGCCTTCTGCTGGAAAACGCCCCCTCCGTCGTCTCACAACAAACATTCTTTCAAAAAGTGTGGGAAGAAGACGGCATGGTGGTGTCGGCAAATACGCTTTATCAGAATATCTCCATTATTCGCCGCGGATTACGTACCGTTGGCGAAAATGAAGATACGCTGATAATCACGGTTCCGCGTAGAGGCTTTCAGATTGAGCCAGGTGTGAGCCTCATGACCATCCGCAAAGACTTCGCTCAGGCAATAGAAAAAAAGGGTGAGACGCCACCGCGTATGTCAGGGCGTTGGTTTAAACATTATGTACCTGTACTTTGGATGACCGGGACATTTGCTGTCGGTATTTTGCTTGGCACTATAAGCTGGCAAACCGTTCCCGATAAGGATTTTTACGATCGCTACACGCTGGTTGAAACAACTCAGGGCTGTCATTTTTTCTCGCGGAATGAAGATATCGAAAGCGGCAGCCGCTTTGCAAGCTATAAGTCAATGATTCTAAAAACCGGTATGGATTGTCAGAAATACCCATGGGTCTATTTCCCTTCCAGCAGTCGCACCCCAGCGGTTACGGCATTGATTTGTCAGCAACCTTATAAAACGCGCGGTGATACAGGCTGCGTGACGCTTTTTTTCCGCGGGGTGACACATGGGTAA
- a CDS encoding putative cytoplasmic protein — protein MQQINFYRQRVAINVLAKDIANAKAIYEAAEGHAVIGVLSAQFATVEEGVPEVKRWMAEVPSISVGLGAGDPAQYYKAAMIAAHTHPAHVNQTFTGSGFAAGALAATGGEQTHINALVSPTGTPGEVVISTGVSSSQGTPARVSCEAAVRMMQDMGAHAAKFFPMGGEKSLPELYALATTAARHGMTLIEPTGGISLDNFGIILQTCLEAGVPRVMPHVYSSIIDPQTGNTRPEDIIRLMEIVKALV, from the coding sequence ATGCAGCAGATTAATTTTTATCGTCAGCGGGTAGCGATTAACGTGCTGGCAAAGGATATCGCCAACGCGAAGGCTATCTATGAAGCCGCCGAAGGCCATGCGGTCATTGGCGTACTTTCCGCGCAGTTCGCTACGGTAGAAGAGGGCGTGCCGGAGGTGAAACGCTGGATGGCGGAGGTGCCGTCTATCTCAGTGGGTCTGGGCGCAGGCGACCCGGCGCAGTACTACAAAGCGGCGATGATTGCCGCCCATACTCACCCGGCCCATGTCAACCAGACCTTTACCGGCAGCGGCTTCGCGGCGGGCGCGCTGGCGGCGACGGGCGGCGAGCAAACGCATATCAACGCCCTGGTCAGCCCGACGGGAACGCCTGGCGAGGTGGTGATTTCTACCGGCGTCAGCAGCAGCCAGGGAACGCCAGCCCGCGTTTCCTGTGAAGCGGCGGTACGCATGATGCAGGATATGGGCGCACATGCGGCGAAGTTTTTCCCGATGGGCGGCGAAAAGTCGTTACCGGAATTATATGCGCTGGCGACAACCGCTGCCCGCCACGGCATGACGCTTATCGAGCCGACCGGCGGTATCTCACTGGATAATTTCGGTATTATCCTGCAAACCTGCCTGGAAGCAGGCGTGCCGCGCGTCATGCCGCATGTTTACAGCTCGATTATCGATCCGCAAACCGGCAATACGCGCCCCGAAGACATCATTCGGTTGATGGAGATAGTCAAAGCGCTGGTGTGA
- the mgtC gene encoding Mg2+ transport protein (Pathogenicity island encoded protein: SPI3; Mg(2+) transport ATPase protein C. (SW:ATMC_SALTY)) → MEERMLMFPYILNLLAAMLLGALIGAERQWRQRMAGLRTNALVATGAAVFILSSMTTSPDSPGRIAAQIVSGIGFLGAGVIMREGMNVRGLNTAATLWCSAGIGVLCGLGQFKNALAATIIILCANILLREAAQRINQLPISAEGEKRYILKVTCNKEDESAVRQWLLNIVKEAAICLQGLGSVPAQEQGYKEIRAELVGHADYRKTRELIISRIGDNDNITAIHWSIDSQ, encoded by the coding sequence ATGGAGGAACGTATGTTAATGTTTCCTTATATTTTAAATTTACTGGCCGCTATGCTGTTGGGCGCGCTGATTGGCGCGGAAAGACAATGGCGTCAACGTATGGCGGGATTACGCACTAATGCGCTGGTGGCGACAGGCGCCGCCGTTTTTATTCTGAGCTCCATGACGACATCGCCAGACAGCCCCGGGCGAATTGCGGCGCAGATTGTCTCTGGGATTGGCTTTCTGGGGGCGGGCGTCATCATGCGCGAAGGGATGAATGTGCGCGGGCTGAACACTGCGGCAACGCTATGGTGTTCGGCGGGCATCGGCGTGTTATGCGGCTTAGGGCAGTTCAAAAATGCGCTGGCGGCGACGATCATTATTCTTTGCGCCAATATTTTATTGCGTGAAGCGGCGCAGCGTATAAATCAACTCCCAATATCCGCTGAGGGAGAAAAACGTTATATCCTGAAAGTAACCTGTAATAAAGAAGATGAGAGCGCGGTTCGTCAGTGGTTACTGAATATCGTAAAAGAGGCCGCGATCTGTTTACAAGGGTTAGGTTCGGTCCCCGCTCAGGAACAGGGCTATAAAGAAATTCGTGCCGAGCTCGTGGGTCATGCTGATTATCGTAAAACGCGAGAGCTGATTATATCCAGAATAGGTGATAACGATAATATCACCGCAATTCACTGGAGCATTGATAGTCAATAA
- the fidL gene encoding putative inner membrane protein (Pathogenicity island encoded protein: SPI3; FidL (gi|4324611)) has protein sequence MLACLTLLCLGVGLGHLFHLYTEKNRDPEKCTAPVIVFYNNTQANLTLDFMYSLKKRTGVVSISGTYYVDNKMSGVIRRDVSYVWSENKDSTHFISTDINKVTRDETLSDAVIETVLPDFYVYPGKSISYTILTQGHRGFMFTIGKRPIFFCTH, from the coding sequence ATGTTAGCCTGCCTGACGCTACTGTGTCTGGGTGTAGGGCTTGGACATCTTTTTCATTTGTATACGGAAAAGAACCGGGATCCAGAGAAATGTACGGCGCCTGTGATTGTGTTTTATAACAACACTCAGGCTAACCTGACGCTGGATTTTATGTATTCGCTGAAAAAACGCACTGGGGTGGTTTCCATCAGCGGAACATATTACGTCGATAATAAAATGAGCGGCGTGATCCGCCGTGATGTTTCCTATGTATGGAGTGAAAATAAAGACAGCACCCATTTTATATCGACGGATATCAACAAAGTCACGCGTGACGAAACACTGTCCGATGCGGTTATCGAGACGGTTTTACCCGATTTTTATGTCTATCCAGGGAAAAGTATCAGTTACACCATCCTGACTCAGGGCCATCGTGGCTTTATGTTCACCATCGGGAAACGCCCGATATTTTTCTGTACGCATTAA
- the cigR gene encoding putative inner membrane protein (Pathogenicity island encoded protein: SPI3; CigR (gi|4324614)), which yields MNNRRGLTAVLATLITFSLSATPVLANPGNGNGGGHGNNAANQGNNGNGHKGNAGQKTEHRKNGGKPDHVESDISYAVARQLAVNLGLTGYQSLPPGIAKNLARGKPLPPGIAKKTVPASMLGQLPYYPGYEWKIVGDNLVLIALSTAVVTAIINGVFD from the coding sequence ATGAATAATCGTCGTGGTTTAACCGCCGTCCTGGCGACGTTGATTACGTTTTCCCTGAGCGCTACGCCTGTGCTGGCGAATCCGGGAAATGGTAATGGCGGCGGACATGGTAATAACGCGGCTAATCAGGGTAATAACGGTAACGGACATAAAGGAAATGCCGGGCAAAAAACGGAACACCGTAAAAATGGCGGTAAACCGGATCACGTCGAGTCGGACATTAGCTATGCTGTCGCCAGGCAACTGGCAGTGAATTTAGGGCTGACGGGTTATCAGTCTTTACCTCCGGGGATTGCGAAAAATCTGGCGAGAGGAAAACCGCTACCGCCGGGAATCGCTAAAAAAACGGTGCCGGCGTCTATGCTGGGACAATTACCTTATTATCCGGGCTATGAGTGGAAAATCGTTGGGGATAATCTGGTGCTGATCGCGCTCAGTACCGCGGTGGTCACGGCGATTATTAATGGCGTATTTGATTAA
- a CDS encoding putative cytoplasmic protein (similar to E. coli orf, hypothetical protein (AAC75365.1); Blastp hit to AAC75365.1 (296 aa), 67% identity in aa 1 - 278, 45% identity in aa 216 - 296), with protein sequence MKKSPTSTPHDAVFKTFLRHPDTARDFLNIHLPHSLRIRCDLTTLKLAPDSFIEKNLRAFYSDVLWSLKTCEGDGYIYVVIEHQSTPDAHMAFRLMRYATAAMQRHLDAGHKTLPLVIPMLFYHGAKSPYPFSLCWLDEFDDPALARQLYATAFPLVDITVVPDNEIMQHRRIAMLELVQKHIRQRDLMGLVERLAVLLITGNANDSQLKALFNYLLIQHGSTPRFGKFIREVARRVPQHKERLMTIVDRIRESGRRKGKREGVQQGIQQGIHQGKQEEALRIAHTMLEQGIEREMVLMITGLSDEEIKAKRH encoded by the coding sequence ATGAAAAAAAGCCCCACGTCCACGCCTCATGATGCGGTATTCAAAACGTTTTTACGCCATCCGGATACCGCGCGGGATTTTCTCAATATTCATCTTCCCCATTCGCTAAGAATACGTTGCGATCTGACGACGTTGAAACTGGCGCCGGACAGTTTTATCGAGAAAAATTTACGCGCGTTTTATTCCGATGTCCTTTGGTCGCTAAAAACGTGTGAAGGCGACGGTTATATCTATGTCGTTATAGAGCATCAGAGTACGCCGGACGCGCATATGGCGTTCCGGTTAATGCGTTACGCCACTGCCGCGATGCAGCGCCATCTGGATGCTGGCCATAAAACGTTACCGCTGGTGATTCCCATGCTGTTTTACCATGGCGCGAAAAGCCCGTATCCCTTTTCGCTTTGCTGGCTGGATGAGTTTGACGATCCTGCGCTGGCGCGTCAGCTTTATGCGACGGCATTTCCACTGGTAGACATTACGGTGGTGCCGGATAACGAGATTATGCAGCATCGACGTATCGCGATGCTGGAACTGGTACAAAAGCATATACGTCAACGCGACCTGATGGGATTGGTCGAGCGCTTAGCGGTACTTCTGATTACGGGAAACGCTAATGACAGTCAGCTAAAAGCGCTGTTTAATTATTTGCTAATACAGCATGGCAGCACGCCTCGTTTTGGCAAGTTTATCCGCGAGGTGGCGCGCCGTGTTCCCCAACACAAGGAGAGATTAATGACGATCGTAGACAGAATACGTGAATCGGGGCGCAGAAAAGGTAAGCGTGAAGGCGTGCAACAAGGCATACAGCAAGGTATACATCAAGGTAAGCAGGAGGAAGCCTTGCGTATTGCGCATACGATGCTGGAACAGGGGATCGAGCGAGAGATGGTGCTGATGATTACCGGGCTTTCTGACGAAGAGATTAAGGCAAAGCGCCATTAA